ctcggagtgacaaatcctaatctcgatctatgccaacccaacaaacaccttcggagatacctgtagatcatctttataatcacccagttacgttgtgtcgtttgatagcacacaaggtattcctccggtatccgggagttgcataatctcaaagtcgaaggaatatgtatttgacatgaagaaagcaatagcaataaaactgaacgatcaacatgctaagctaactgatgggtcttgtccatcacatcattctcctaatgatgtgatcccgttcatcaaatgacaacacatgtccatggttaggaaacttaaccatctttgattaatgagctagtctagtagatacTTACTAGGGACAGGGTGTTTTGTCTAATCCAACATCGGTAATCGCACCAAACAAGTGACAGTTAAGTGGACCATCATATGTCTCGTGCCATTTGCCAACCAATGTACATTAACTTGTGCAACCTGCATTGCATCCCTTGTCTTGTGGTGGTCGACGAAAGCCACACGTGCTACAGGAAACTATGTTTCATCGCCATTTCCTCGGTGACTAGGGCAAACTCTCTTGTCTAGGCTTCGCTAGTGAGCCTGTGGATTCACCACCCCTGCATCTTGCACAAGTCATTACTTATAGTTTGTTGCCATGTGTTTGGTCCCTCTCTATCTTTTTGCATCACATTCATTTTATGTGGTCCTGCTTTTGATGTTTGTTTTGTCCAGCAGCATTGTCGATCGGCGTGATATTTAACTCCGGGGTCAATTTTGTGTGCATGTGGCAAGCATTATGGTGCGGGAAAATGCGGAAAACGAACATGGTAGGGAGCCATGGAGACCGAGTGTTGGTGTTTGATGTGACGAGAAGGGAAGAGAGGTGTGCATAGTACTTCTACTCCACATGTGATGCATCATCACGACCGCATCTACATGATCCCTCCGTTCAGAAACAGATGTCGCGGGGCATTCTGCAAAATGGTCGCTCGCAATTTCCTGACACAACCCGCAGAAGATCCACCCCTGCTTCGATCTGTCCCGATCCGTGCTGGTGCCGgtccttggcggcggcttcggcgtcCCCTATGGCCGGCCAGGCGGATCTGGCATGCGGGTGAggttccgggggaaacccctggctGGCGCGGCAGCCTCCCCAAAGTCGACGCCTTTGGCGCCgattcccttcctgaaggctttgGGGTGGATCCTctcccttccgcctcctcctcgagCTATGGCGAAAGCTTTTGTTCCCCTGGTCTGGGCGTCGACGGCACCCTGGTGTcgtgctccttcttgaaggcggcggCTAGGAACAACTCTTGGTGGCGGGGCTGCTGGTGGCGTGGTGGCGGTGCGCTTCGGCCTTCTACTTGGTGCCACGTCTTGCTTCGCGGGACCAGCGGACggtttctttggtggagcggtgcttcatccatacattgatggcgacggatcttgacggcgtggcgcagtgcagattcggagttcgatgtgggaggatggactcgcgcaggaggacgacgctgtctggcgtcgtggtgacgtcgatggcagagagatTTGGCATGGTAGATGCAACAATACAGCTCTAAAGATGGACTCGTGGCAGGTggctgtggcggcctcatacccggcaggcgtcctggttgagaagtgcgtcagactggtaggtgccccataccaggcaggcgtcctggttgggacctcaggtcttagatgtttaggtttggctgcgatgtctgtttggtattaggtccAGCCTATCAACGCCCCTACATcatttggataggtgtagcgacagttgttgcttagacggtggctttagtcttgctgttgtattactttgtaaggtcttgtgagtataattaataaagtggcctatgcatcgcccagatgcagaggccgggggtcatcctccttttaaaaaaaaaaGTTTTATAGcctgtgctgctgctgctgattgcgtGATCGGCTGCCTGCAAGTACATACCTAAACTTATCACTCGCCTTCAATGTCATGCGATGGACCATGCACAGCACGGGGAAGCCACCGCGCAACTACCCACTCGTGATAATCCACCATGGACGGTAGGCCCATCATGGGTGGAATGCACCCGGTCGTGGATGTTGCTTCGAGTTAAGCCAAAGTATAGCATGCGCTCCCATATCAGTGCATTTCACTTTGCAAACTTATACATCttagtactatactagtagtactatttgCTGATTTCCGTTAAGATCCTGCACAAACTCCGGTCAGTTGACATGAATATACTAAGGTGGTGGTGATAATCCACCATGGACGGTAGGCCCATCATGGGTACACGGAGTCCCAATTACTCTTTCGGTCCGAAATTACTTCTCGAAAATGTATCTGCATTCATATGCTATGCGTGAGGATGAACGACGCAGAACTGCAGATGTACGACATCGTGGCCGAGAACTATATTCTCGGCTCTGTTCCTCCTTCCAGGTCATGAAGGCCAGCTCAGCTCAGGATACTTACTATCACACAATTAACCTTAGCGTTGAAcgtatatatatatcatatatcaCGTGCTCCTAGTCAAAAGGGTCCCAGGGTCCCAACTTGTTACATTCTTGTCCGTGGAACCAACCGCATCTCATCTCAGACAGCAATGCTAAAAAAAGGAGTGAAACTGATATATTTTTAAAGATTCTGAAAAAAAATGAGAATGTTCACAAGGAATGTCACTACAACCCCTTAAAATTTCAGGTCCAAAGTTGAAatgtacattgagaaacaaaaaagggAAATCCATTGTAAACATTCATTGGTGAAAGTGGAGGCAGCAGGgataatatatactccctctgttccaaaatagttGTCGTTGGGGAACTTCTCCGACCAGGTGAAAACAGGAAAAAGTACTAAACTACCCTCAATTTAAAATTCTTGTCGCCGGGGATCTTCATCTTCCTCCATCGCTCCTCCCCGCCTCCGCCAGGCTCCACCCCACTGctgcagctccggcgtccgcccgcgccggccgcagctccctcgccggccgcctTCCTCCGCTCCAATTGAGAGCCCAAACTCATACGCAACTCCCTCGCCGGCCGCCTTCTTTTCCTGAATGCTCACCTGCAGCAGCAACATTGCACAAAGAGGCGAATTCAGTCAAGTGCAGAGACGAGTCAGAGGCAAATTCAGTCAACATTTGCACAAAGAACTGTTGTCTCATGTAACTACAGAGGCCAGGGCGTCCTCGTCGCCCACCAGGACCAGCCTGTACCTTTATTTGCATGGGAGTGGTTGTCGTCCGCCTCGATGAAGCCGCAGCCCAGCGCCTCGAGTAGTGAACTGCCAAGAGTAATTCAGTTAACAAGCAAGAGTAGTGTTAACAAGCAAGAGTAGTGCTACAACAAGGATTTAGTTAATTTTTACTCCTACACTAAATCTGGAATACTCCTACACTAAAGTACTCCTAATTAACTGAAGATCTTAAGCCTTTTAAACTACAGCAGCAGCAGTATACAGATAATCATAGCTCTAAATCACAGTTAAATAATGTATGTGTATTTTGTTCTCCATTTTGTGAGGCTTGATCATTTTTACTCCATATACTCCATTTAAatgaaagagaagagaagagaagagaaagagaagaagagacaAGAAGAGAAAGTGGAGTACAGAGAGCAGAATTCAAAATATGTCGCTTCTTCACCTTCAGCTAGCTAGCTTACCCAAACAAAATTCAAAATCACTTCGAGCAGAGCCAAAAGCCCATATGTGTTCATCAAATCACTGTACAGACATGAGGAAAAAGGTGCAGAAACACTGAACCACAGAGCCAGCAAACAAAAATAACAGGGCATACAAGCAAAACCAAAAAATCCAGATGATAACTGAAACATCACCAAGATTTGCAGCCTTGGAAACATCACCAAGATCGCACGTGAAACAAGACGACGAAAACAGGACAGTAACCTGAAGATAATCACAAAGGCGGCTACTATTGCATCTTTCCTGTTTGTGTTTTACCTCCATGTGGAGGCAGTCGTGATCAATCAGACCATTTCATCTTCGTCCTGGATGGACAGACCAATCGATTAACTGAAACCCCGGCAGATGAGAAACTACCTAGACCCAATTTCAGTGCAGCTCATGCTTCTGATTTCTTATTTCTTTGGGGATTACTCCACCATTGCATGGCACTTCTGAATTCTTAACTCGAAATCGGAAGAAGTGGCGGCACCAACGAATCACTAGTCAATCGAAGTATTAACAGAATAACAAAGCAGGGAAGAGGAAGGGGTGGGTTGGGGCCGGACCCGTGAAGATGACGAGGTCGGGGTCCTCGGCGCGGATGACGCGGTAGAGGAAGGCGGTGATGTTGAGGTCGGAGCAGCCGGCGACCTGCTCGGGCATCACGTCCTCGCACGCGGTGCTCCGCCCGTCCGCGTAGTGCATGTCCGCCACCTGCAGCACCTTGAACGTGCCGCCCTCCCGCCGGAACGCagcccgccgccgccaaccctgaGGGAGCGGCGGATGACGCCAGCGGTCGGGCCCTTCTCCTCTGCAGCGAGTCGGAGATCCCCGCCACCCTGAGGAAGGTGGAGCAGCCGCGCTTCAGATCCAGCCGCCGTCTCGCCGAGCTCCCCCTCCCGCACCACGATCTccaccttggcctcctcctcccgctGCTCCAGCACGGATCGAGTACCGCCGCCCACGGATCGAGCACCGCCGCCACGAATCGAGCACCCCAACTGGTAAAAATGTCACCTTTCACCGACGAGAGGGAGGCGGGCTGCTAGGGTTATGGGTGGTGAGGTGCAAGACTGCGGTGAGGAAGACACCGACGAGAGGGAGAGGGTGGCGACTGGCCGACGAGAGGGCGAGCGGTCGGGGTCGGAGACAGCGAGAGTTGTCGGGGAGAGAGAGCGAGTGGTCAGGGAGAGAGTGAGAGCTGCAAGCGGTCGGGGAGAGAGCGAGCGGGAGGGCAAAATGGGAAAGTGAAGAAAAATTGCAACGTGACGATCGGTACACTAGTTTTTCCCAACGACAActatttcggaacagagggagtagttgcttACATGTTTGTGCATGCGACCCTAGTTTGCTATAAAGATTGATCGATGTTGCCGTGTGGCTGTACGGTCTTTGCATCGAAATGATTGATGATGTCATGATATGGTAATCATAAAGCAGATGTTCCTTTTTTTGGTTTAACCTTCTTTCAGGTCACTTCAGAATCTTTTCCAAAAATAAAGGTCACTTTATAGTCACAAGCAAGGTTTTGGTTGCTGTAAACAGAAAATTACCCGgcggggaagggggggggggcgcagttACCATGGTTCAAAAATATGGATTGAAACTTCCAAGcgaaatttgaattcaaatatcTGAGCCAGTCAAATAGCTGCAGAACCAGTAATACACATAATAAACTTGCTTAGGGCACAATGTTTTTTTCCACTCAGAAATATGTCGGCGTCTACAGTTCGAGCCCCACTTAAACACTTTTTTTTGAAATATACAGCGGAATTAGGCTAAAAGTAATATCCAAGCCAGTCAAATAGCTGCAGAACTAGTAATACACATAATAAACTTGCTTAGGGCACAATGTTTTTTTCCACTCAGAAATGATGTTGGCGTCTAGAGTTCGAGCCCCACTTAAACACATTTTTTTAAATATACAGCGGAATTAGGCAGAAAATAGAGCAGAGAAGGTATTCGAACCCGCAACACAATGAAATGATGGCTCAGCACCCCCGTGTGCAGCAGAACCACTAGGACATTGTTTACATGTGTTCAGGGTGAAATTCTGCTCTAtttgattattatttttgaaaaagaGGATGACCCCCGGTCTCTGCTCTATTTGATTTTTGAAAAGGCGAATTTCTGCTCTATTTGATAACATATTAAccattcaaattcaaaaaaaaattgctcGAATGGGTCATTTAATTACCTGGGGCAACGAAATTCACGATAACCACTATTGTGAAATTTCCCAGGGGACAAGGAATCGGGTCATTAAGACGGTGtatcaaaaagaaagaaaaaataaacaggGCACGGATGAGACATTTTCGCCATTGTAGCTGTGATAAGCAGTAGTGAACTAGTGATCACTATTAGTTAGCTAGTCCTCCATCCCATATACATGACTCTCAGTCAGCTATTGGAAATTAAAGGTGGATATGATAGGTGCTATGGTGTTTGTCGATGACCGCCTGATATGGTTCCGGCACATTGACCGCATGGTTGATATACAAAACTATGGGATAATCACTGGCTCTCAGTAGCCCCCCAGCCACGAGGCATGCACCAACGCTAGCTAGGTCGGTAGTAGATCCAAAAAGTCTAGTGGTTAGAGCATAGCATATGGACAGGAAAACAAATATGTGCCATCTTTGTTGGGTGTTGCCCATCTCTTGGTGGATCGAATTTCAGGGAGGAATAAATTAAGTTTCGTGTAGTGGGTGTAGAAGCTAGCTATGTCATGTCATGTGGTATCTGAATTTGTGGAGTACTAAAGGCTCGATCAAGTGGTCATAGCATGAGCTGCACTGCGTGTAGGAACTAGGAGCGAAAGATATTGCTTTCTTTCGTGGAGCGAAAATTGCCCGCATCAACCTTTTCATTGTCAAACGATGTTTCATCTCTTTCCTTTTAACCATACATTGACCTTTCGATTAAAATAGAAAATTGCCCCTTCTAATTGCATTTGGTTTAGATGTGACGCTTGTTGAAAAAAACCACTGGTACCAGTGTTAGGTGATGAATTTGCTTTGTGAAAGGCCATTCACCTGCAACCGCTTAATTTCAAATGCCATGTATGGTCAAATGACGTAAATTCCATGCAAACACGTTCGCAAGTCTCTCTAGAAAAAGTTATGCCTGATGAAAATAAGTAAATGATGATAGGTACTTAATTGTACTACCTATGTTCGTAAATGGATGACTTTCTCAAAAGCGTGCAGCTTAACTATTCAATATTTTACTAACGATATATAAAAATATTTCGGATTAGTAAGTGGAGTAAAAACTGTAAAATTGGATTGGTCATGGAAAATATTTTTgtagtattttctttttttttgaaaagagaGGGGTCGCCCCAGCCCCAACTTTTATTAAGCCAAGACAACGGCAGAGACCAGACTGTTGAACAGCTCTCGGCGACAACCAAAAGTAGCTACCACAGAACAAACATGCATCAGGGTTTTTAGGCTACTACCCTATTACATCCCATAAGAGAGTCATACTCATGCAGACCACAACGCAGACGATAAGTCACTCAAGACATACACTAAACCCAAGCAATTCTAAGCAGTTCCCCTCTTCGACGCTCCAAAAGCCTTAAGCACCGGAGAAGTAGAGCACCCTGGGCCTCTGAAGATAAGATTTTCCACTGCTTGATTGTTGCCGCCACCTGTCCCAGCACACAACGTATATCTCGCCATCTTCCCCCCTGAAAGACAAAGTCATTGTGTAACCGCCATAAGCACCACAAGGTAGAGTAA
The sequence above is drawn from the Triticum aestivum cultivar Chinese Spring chromosome 7A, IWGSC CS RefSeq v2.1, whole genome shotgun sequence genome and encodes:
- the LOC123148877 gene encoding uncharacterized protein, whose amino-acid sequence is MHYADGRSTACEDVMPEQVAGCSDLNITAFLYRVIRAEDPDLVIFTVHYSRRWAAASSRRTTTTPMQIKVSIQEKKAAGEGVAYEFGLSIGAEEGGRRGSCGRRGRTPELQQWGGAWRRRGGAMEEDEDPRRQEF